A genomic stretch from Maniola hyperantus chromosome 22, iAphHyp1.2, whole genome shotgun sequence includes:
- the LOC117993003 gene encoding uncharacterized protein: protein MDSDKAVVLWLAYRRWRRRKRRESRRFNVHPILRDRMTHSMFITLYPKLREYSEKFFNYFRMSVTSFDDLLEIIKEDLTPCQNYVVRDTVSAEEKLVITLRYLATGCYFADLHYAYRLGKSTVIEIVQKTCYVIWNKLQNIVMREPTKAEWEEISKQFQKYTNFPNCIGAIDGKHIRIIKPNNSGSLFYNYKSYFSTVLLAVCDANYCFIAVDIGAYGKSNDSTIFKDSILYKKLVEKTLNIPDPRPISQTDTTPLPHVIVGDEAFSLSENIMRPYCGKSLTTKKRIFNYRLSRARRYIECCFGILVNKWRIFHRPLNVDIKFAENIIKACCVLHNYVRLRDGYRYDHTLYETSLINLNTEAVRPNARSLNVRDRFANYFANEDKLPWQDKMI, encoded by the exons ATGGACTCGGATAAAGCGGTTGTGTTGTGGCTTGCATACCGTCGATGGAGACGTCGTAAACGAAGAGAAAGTCGACGATTTAACGTGCATCCCATTCTACGTGACAGAATGACGCATAGTATGTTTATAACTTTATACCCAAAACTCAGAGAATATAGTGAAAAGTTTTTCAACTACTTTCGGATGTCAGTAACATCGTTTGATGATTTACTAGAAATTATCAAAGAAGATTTGACTCCTTGTCAAAATTATGTGGTACGGGATACTGTTTCTGCAGAAGAAAAACTCGTGATTACTTTgag ATATTTGGCTACAGGATGTTATTTTGCGGACCTGCATTATGCCTACAGATTAGGAAAGTCTACAGTTATCGAAATAGTACAGAAAACCTGTTACGTCATATGGAACAAACTGCAAAATATAGTAATGAGAGAACCAACGAAAGCTGAATGGGAAGAAATTTcgaaacaatttcaaaaatacacAAATTTTCCAAATTGCATCGGCGCCATTGACGGCAAGCATATCCGTATTATAAAACCTAACAATTCTGGATCTCTTTTTTATAACTATAAGAGTTATTTTTCAACTGTTTTGTTGGCCGTATGCGATgcaaattattgttttattgcaGTGGACATAGGCGCGTATGGAAAAAGTAATGACTCCACAATTTTTAAAGActctattttatataaaaaacttgtcgagaaaactttaaatatccCAGATCCAAGGCCAATATCGCAAACAGATACAACCCCCTTACCTCATGTCATAGTAGGAGATGAGGCGTTTAGTCTGTCTGAAAATATAATGCGCCCTTATTGCGGTAAATCTCTAACaaccaaaaaaagaattttcaactaTCGCTTATCCAGGGCCCGGCGCTACATTGAATGTTGCTTTGGCATCTTGGTAAATAAATGGAGAATATTTCATAGACCATTGAATGTGGACATCAAATTTGCAGAAAACATCATTAAGGCTTGTTGTGTTCTCCATAACTACGTAAGGTTAAGGGATGGCTACAGGTATGATCACACTCTCTACGAAACATCTCTGATTAATTTGAACACTGAGGCAGTGAGGCCTAATGCGAGATCATTAAATGTAAGAGATAGATTTGCTAATTATTTTGCTAACGAAGACAAACTCCCGTGGCAAGATAAAATGATATAG